The proteins below come from a single Hyperolius riggenbachi isolate aHypRig1 chromosome 8, aHypRig1.pri, whole genome shotgun sequence genomic window:
- the NFKBIL1 gene encoding NF-kappa-B inhibitor-like protein 1, whose amino-acid sequence MSFRRELRALRYIQKGDVLRLKSYIRRHRRLQLDQPLPGGRSLLHAACSAPDNACALLLLRKGADPLQCDPAGNNALHVAAREVEKGEWRVYTDLCVPILKRCPQAFDVPNRQGSTPRDILRGAEDLMERRAQSSRSTLRSNADTPSKESSEWREKLLAEGMDEYQELYGQYEDDYTDSVPEAESFESFESWADRIYREYHARRCQSDNLAVKTKTVTSHDTSRKAEERKYLDRKQQKEKELHHAQSQRYQKKCQEVFGAAKSDAAKQEAQRNLDKNDDGDSSTGTRTGSCMLGYKDIPWPVPGGTAQQMAQFIAAGADSSDVASYKRYLRAQRVTWHPDRFMQRCGTRLLAKDRERVLETVTALSQELNRLGELAK is encoded by the exons ATGTCCTTCCGCCGGGAACTCCGCGCTCTGCGCTACATTCAGAAGGGTGACGTTCTACGCCTGAAGTCTTACATTCGCCGCCACCGTCGCCTACAGCTTGATCAGCCGCTTCCAGGAGGGCGGAGCCTTCTTCACGCTGCTTGCTCTGCTCCAGACAATGCCTGCGCTCTTCTGCTGCTCCGTAAAGGGGCAGATCCCTTGCAGTGTGACCCAGCGGGAAATAATGCGCTGCATGTGGCGGCCCGGGAGGTGGAGAAGGGAGAGTGGAGAG TGTACACAGACCTGTGTGTTCCCATCCTGAAACGCTGCCCGCAGGCATTTGATGTTCCGAATCGTCAGGGAAGCACGCCCCGCGACATCCTGCGAGGAGCAGAAGATCTCATG GAGAGACGTGCTCAGAGCAGCAGAAGCACCCTTAGGTCTAACGCAGACACCCCATCTAAGGAATCGTCAGAGTGGAGAGAGAAGCTTTTAGCAGAAGGAATGGATGAGTATCAGGAGCTGTATGGCCAGTATGAAG atGACTATACAGATTCAGTTCCTGAAGCGGAGAGCTTTGAGTCCTTTGAGTCCTGGGCGGATCGGATCTACAGAGAGTACCATGCTAGAAGATGCCAGTCTGATAACCTGGCTGTAAAGACTAAAACTGTGACGTCACATGACACATCCAGGAAAGCAGAGGAACGGAAATATCTAGATAGGAAGCAACAAAAGGAGAAGGAATTGCATCACGCGCAAAGCCAGCGGTATCAGAAGAAATGCCAGGAGGTGTTTGGGGCAGCAAAAAGTGACGCTGCCAAGCaggaggctcagagaaacttggaTAAGAATGATGATGGTGACAGTAGCACAGGTACAAGGACAGGCAGCTGTATGTTAGGCTACAAGGACATCCCCTGGCCTGTACCAGGTGGCACTGCACAGCAGATGGCGCAGTTTATTGCAGCTGGAGCTGACTCCTCAGATGTTGCCTCATACAAGCGCTACCTGCGGGCACAGAGGGTGACGTGGCATCCCGACCGCTTTATGCAGAGATGCGGCACTCGCCTCCTTGCCAAGGACCGGGAACGGGTGTTGGAGACTGTTACGGCTCTGTCACAGGAGTTAAACAGACTGGGGGAGCTGGCAAAATGA